The genomic window ACCTCATCGGCAGCAACGGGCTGGGTTGCGTTTACGACACGCCGGAGAACGCAGCGCGGACCTGGGACGCCGCCCGCGACTACATCCATAATGGCGGTGTGGGCTTTTCACCCGACCACCGGGACCCATCAAGTGTGCAGGAGCGCCGCTTAAGGTCACGATGCTCATCGAGGATGCGCTGCAGGACAGCGGCATGCGTGATCGTGCCGAGATGCACTATCTGCCGCCGGGTGAGGGGCTTTTCTCCCAGCCGGACATTCACGAGTTCCTCACATCGTATTTCCCGGACAAGCGGAATGTGGCGATTGACTGGAACCACCCGCTCGCCGGCATCGATCCGGCCAATCGGCGGGCCACCTTCGCGACACCACAGGGATCACGGACGGTCGATTACGATTTCATCCATGTGGTCCCACCGATGTCGGCACCGGACATGATCCGCAACGGTGATCTCGGCTGGCAGACGGGCGACTTCCAGGGCTGGCTCGAAGTGGATCAGTACAGCATGCAGCATCGCCGCTACCCGAACGTGTTCGGCGCCGGTGACGTTGTCGGAACGCCAGTGGGCAAGACGGCCGCCAGCGTCAAGGCACAGGCCCCGGTGGTGGCGGATAATCTGGTCGCCGCCATCGACGATCGGGAATTCCCGATGGAGTGGACGGGTTATACGTCCTGCCCACTGATCACCGAGAAGGGTCAGGCGATGCTGGTCGAATTCGACTTCAGCCTCGAGATGACGCCCTCATTCGATTTCCTCAATCCGTTCGAGCCGCAGTGGGCCCCATGGTTTCTCAAGGAGCGGATGCTCCATGCGGCCTACAACGCGATGCTCCGCGGTCGGGTCTAAGGAGAAACGTCATGGAATTCTCGATTTTTGGCATCCTGGCGGTGGTCCTGGAGCTTTTCCGGCCCATTCTGCTGCCGGTGGGACTCGTGATAGGGGTGGATCTTCTCCTGTTCGCAATGGTGGTGGGCCGGCACCGTCGACTGAATCTGGCGGCCGGCCTCAGAACGGCCGCGGGCATCGGTGCGCTGCTTGGTATTTCCGCGGCGCTCTACTTCCCCGCCTGGACCGGCGCCAATCTGGCACAGCTCCAGAGTATCGTTGACTATCTGGCTATCGTTGCCGCCGGCGTCGGGATCGGATTCGCGTCCGCCTGTATCGTCTATCCGCCGATCCAGCTGCTCATGAAAAGGACCGCCTGATCCATGACAGAGTCGACCCGATTGCAGCACCTGCCCATCGCCCTTTTCGCCATGGTCATGGGCATTTCAGGGCTGACATTGCTGTGGCAGAAAGGGGCGATGGTGTTCGGCCTTCCAACGGCGATCGGCCAGGGTTTACTGGTCCTCGCCGGCGGGATGTTCGCCCTGCTGCTGATGGCCTACATCCTCAAGCTCGCGCGCTATCCCGCCGCCGTTCAGGCTGAGCTGAACCACCCCGTCAAGCTCAGCTTTTTCGCGACCATCAGTATCAGCCTGATCCTGCTGGGAACGGCAACACGCCACATACTGCCCGATTTCTCGCTGAGTCTGTGGGCCATTGGCGTCGGCCTGCACCTGGCTCTAACACTGTTCATCGTCGATCGCTGGATGCATCACGAGCACTTTCAGATCGTCCATATCAATCCGGCCTGGTTCATCCCGGCGGTCGGCAACATCCTGGTCCCGATCGCCGGGATGACGCATGGCTATGTCGCGGTGTCATGGTTTTTCTTCAGCGTCGGCCTGATCTTCTGGATGATCCTTCTGACGATCATCTTCTACCGGATCATCTTTCATGATCCGCTGCCGGGCCGACTGCTGCCGACGCTGTTCATCCTCATCGCCCCGCCGGCAGTCGGATTCATCGCCTATGCCAGCATGGTGGGTGGTATGGATCCCTTCGCCCGGATCCTGTTCAACACTGGGCTGTTCATGACGCTGCTTCTGGCTACCCAGATCCGCCGATTCGCCGCGCTCGGTTTTTTCCTGTCCTTCTGGGCCTACTCCTTTCCGCTCGCGGCAATGACGATCGCGGCGATGGTCTATCACCAGCACACGGGTGCCGATTGGGCGCAGTGGCTGAGTGCAGTCCTGATCGCTGTCACGAGCGCGGTCATCCTGTGGCTGTGCCTGCTCACTGTGCGGGCAGCGGGACGCGGACAGATATGCGTCCCTGAATAGTCGTTGGCAGAGCCCGGTTTGATTTGCTTGCGATCAATTCCGCTCGCGCTGACGCTTTCCCGAAGGATCCGCAGTCGGTAGGCTAACCGGTGAAGATTAAAACGCTTACAAAGCGATTTCCTATCCACCATCAAGGGGTGAATTCATGACCGACAATAGTTTCCGTAACGACCGGCGCCGTCTCCTGCGGGGTGCGCTCATGGGCGCTGCCGCTGCACCGATTGGCTACATGGGCGTTCGCGGCTCCAACGCACTCGCCCAGGATATGCCCAAACTCGCCGAGGACGATCCGCAGGCGATCGCCCTGAACTACGTCCATGATGCGACCGAGAAGGACGACATGCGCGAATCCGACGCGGTCTGCGCCAATTGCCGGCTCTACCTCGGTAGCCGTGATGATGAGTGGGGCGGTTGCACTGCATTCCCGGGTAAGGCCGTTAATACCAACGGCTGGTGCAGCGCCTGGGTGCGGGCGAGCAGCTAAGGCCGAATCACGTTCGAACGCAAGCCCCCGGTCTCGTCCTCCGAGCCGGGGGCTTTTATTAGGTCGATCGTCGGAACAACCCACGGACCCAACCCGAGGCACTCTCCATGATCCGATCCCTGCTTTCCGCACTGGCTCTGCTGATGCCCGTCCTGGTCCTCGCCCAGGCAGACGACACCGCGCTTCCGGCACCGATCATGGCGCTGGAGGATCGGGGCGCCACCATTGGTGAGGCCTTCGAGGCGCCCGGCGGGCTGACCGGCTACACCGTCAGCTTCCAGGGTCAGACACTCGCCGCTTACGTGACCTCTGACCAGCAGCATGTACTCGTCGGGACACTGCTGGATGGTGATGGCACCAACCTGTCCGAACCCGTCCTCTCCGCCGCCGCCAACGCCGCAAGGCCGGAAAGCGAGTGGGACGCGGTCGCGGATGCAGGCTGGATCGCCGATGGCAGTCCCGATGCGGAACGCGTGATCTACTCGTTCACCGATCCCAACTGTCCCTATTGCAGTCGTTTCTACAAACAGAGCCGGGACTGGGTCGAGGCGGGCGACGTGCAGATCCGCCATGTGATGGTGGGGGTCCTCCGAGAGGACAGCCTGGGCAAGGCCGCGACGCTGCTGGCCGATGACGACCCGGCCGCCGCGCTGGCCGCACACGAAGCGGCGTTCGATGAAGGTGGCGTCACACCGGCTGATCCCATTCCTGAATCCGCGTCATCGACGGTGCAGTCGAATAACGAGCTCATGAGCCGTCTCGGCATCCGCGGCACCCCGTCGGTCTACTACCGTGATGAAAACGGTGACATCCGACTGGCCCGCGGACTGCCCAGGGACGAACGCCTCACCGCCGTTATGGGTGGCCCGCGCCCCGAATGATCAGTACTGCAGTCGACTGCGGCTGTGATCGATATAGTGCGCCCGGATCCGGCGTGTCGCCGGGCCGGGATGGCCGTCGCCGATGGGCACGCCATCAATCGCTGTCACCGGAGTCACAAAGGCGGTGGCACTGGTAATGAAGGCCTCCCGGGCGCCCTGAGCCTCAGCCACGGTGAAGGCCCGCTCAACGACCCCGGCACCGGTTTCCCGCGTGTAGTCGAGCACTGCGGCACGAGTGATGCCATGGAGAATGTCCTGCGATATCGGGCGAGTGACCAGGCTGCCATCGGCGGTAATGATGTGGGCATTGCTCGAGCTGCCCTCGGTGACGTGCCCCCCCTCCACCATCCAGACATCATGCGCACCCCGCTCGTCGGCGAGGGTCTTCATCATCGAGGGGTAGAGCAACTGCGTCGTTTTGATATCGCGCCGATGCCAGCGCTTGTCCGGCTGGGTAATGATCGACAGGCCGGACTCGGCTGCCGGTGTATCAAGCAGTGACTGGGCCTGCGTGAA from Spiribacter curvatus includes these protein-coding regions:
- a CDS encoding FAD/NAD(P)-binding oxidoreductase; amino-acid sequence: MLIEDALQDSGMRDRAEMHYLPPGEGLFSQPDIHEFLTSYFPDKRNVAIDWNHPLAGIDPANRRATFATPQGSRTVDYDFIHVVPPMSAPDMIRNGDLGWQTGDFQGWLEVDQYSMQHRRYPNVFGAGDVVGTPVGKTAASVKAQAPVVADNLVAAIDDREFPMEWTGYTSCPLITEKGQAMLVEFDFSLEMTPSFDFLNPFEPQWAPWFLKERMLHAAYNAMLRGRV
- a CDS encoding SLAC1 anion channel family protein, with product MTESTRLQHLPIALFAMVMGISGLTLLWQKGAMVFGLPTAIGQGLLVLAGGMFALLLMAYILKLARYPAAVQAELNHPVKLSFFATISISLILLGTATRHILPDFSLSLWAIGVGLHLALTLFIVDRWMHHEHFQIVHINPAWFIPAVGNILVPIAGMTHGYVAVSWFFFSVGLIFWMILLTIIFYRIIFHDPLPGRLLPTLFILIAPPAVGFIAYASMVGGMDPFARILFNTGLFMTLLLATQIRRFAALGFFLSFWAYSFPLAAMTIAAMVYHQHTGADWAQWLSAVLIAVTSAVILWLCLLTVRAAGRGQICVPE
- a CDS encoding high-potential iron-sulfur protein, which gives rise to MTDNSFRNDRRRLLRGALMGAAAAPIGYMGVRGSNALAQDMPKLAEDDPQAIALNYVHDATEKDDMRESDAVCANCRLYLGSRDDEWGGCTAFPGKAVNTNGWCSAWVRASS
- the dsbG gene encoding thiol:disulfide interchange protein DsbG — its product is MIRSLLSALALLMPVLVLAQADDTALPAPIMALEDRGATIGEAFEAPGGLTGYTVSFQGQTLAAYVTSDQQHVLVGTLLDGDGTNLSEPVLSAAANAARPESEWDAVADAGWIADGSPDAERVIYSFTDPNCPYCSRFYKQSRDWVEAGDVQIRHVMVGVLREDSLGKAATLLADDDPAAALAAHEAAFDEGGVTPADPIPESASSTVQSNNELMSRLGIRGTPSVYYRDENGDIRLARGLPRDERLTAVMGGPRPE
- a CDS encoding D-amino-acid transaminase; its protein translation is MSRIVYVNGGFLPEASASLSIFDRGVLFADAVYEVTAVIDGGLVDFDAHQRRLRRSLAELGIDFDPEEAGLLDIHRELIHRNDLREGLVYLQISRGVADRSFLQPTNAQPSVILFTQAQSLLDTPAAESGLSIITQPDKRWHRRDIKTTQLLYPSMMKTLADERGAHDVWMVEGGHVTEGSSSNAHIITADGSLVTRPISQDILHGITRAAVLDYTRETGAGVVERAFTVAEAQGAREAFITSATAFVTPVTAIDGVPIGDGHPGPATRRIRAHYIDHSRSRLQY